A single window of Streptomyces aquilus DNA harbors:
- a CDS encoding RNA polymerase-binding protein RbpA yields the protein MSERALRGTRLVVTSYETDRGIDLAPRQAVEYACEKGHRFEMPFSVEAEIPPEWECKVCGAQALLVDGDGPEEKKAKPARTHWDMLMERRTREELEEVLEERLAVLRSGAMNIAVHPRDSRKSA from the coding sequence ATGAGTGAGCGAGCTCTTCGCGGCACGCGCCTCGTGGTGACCAGCTACGAGACGGACCGCGGCATCGACCTGGCCCCGCGCCAGGCCGTGGAGTACGCATGCGAGAAGGGACATCGCTTTGAGATGCCCTTCTCGGTCGAGGCGGAGATCCCGCCGGAGTGGGAGTGCAAGGTCTGCGGGGCCCAGGCACTCCTCGTTGACGGCGACGGCCCTGAAGAGAAGAAGGCCAAGCCCGCGCGTACGCATTGGGACATGCTGATGGAGCGGCGCACCCGCGAGGAACTCGAAGAGGTCCTCGAGGAGCGTCTGGCGGTTCTCCGTTCGGGGGCGATGAACATCGCCGTTCACCCGCGGGACAGCCGCAAGTCCGCATAG
- a CDS encoding amidohydrolase, translated as MSEPTAAPQTVLLRRGEVHSPADPFATAMVVESGQVAWVGSEGAADAFADGVDEVVDLDGALVTPAFTDAHVHTTATGLALTGLDLSDAPSLEAALALVRDFAAARPEDRVLLGHGWDAARWPGGRPPTRAELDAATGGRPLYLSRIDVHSAVVTTALLDMTSLGHVDGPLTADAHHAVRATALGAITPAQRVEAQRTALAHAASLGIGSVHECAGPDISSEDDFTGLLRLAAEQAGPRVVGYWAERDVEKVRELGALGAAGDLFVDGALGSHTACLHRPYTDAEHTGTAYLDASAVAAHVTECTEAGLQAGFHAIGDAAVTAVVEGVRAAAEKVGLARVRAARHRVEHAEMLTPETIAAFAELGLTASVQPAFDALWGGEEGMYAQRLGAERARTLNPFAALLRAGVPLAFGSDSPVTPLDPWGTVRAAAFHRTPEHRVSVRAAFTAHTRGGWRAVGRDDAGVLVPGAPADYAVWRTDELIVQAPDDRVARWSTDPRSGTPGLPDLSPGADLPVCLRTVVGGRTVFVRPSE; from the coding sequence ATGAGTGAGCCCACCGCCGCGCCCCAGACCGTCCTGCTCCGCCGAGGAGAGGTCCACAGCCCCGCCGACCCCTTCGCCACCGCGATGGTCGTCGAGAGCGGCCAGGTCGCCTGGGTGGGCTCCGAAGGCGCCGCGGACGCCTTCGCGGACGGCGTCGACGAGGTCGTCGACCTCGACGGCGCCCTGGTCACCCCCGCGTTCACCGACGCCCACGTCCACACCACCGCCACCGGCCTCGCCCTCACCGGCCTCGACCTGTCCGACGCGCCCTCCCTGGAGGCGGCCCTCGCCCTCGTACGGGACTTCGCCGCCGCCCGCCCGGAGGACCGCGTGCTGCTCGGCCACGGCTGGGACGCCGCCCGCTGGCCCGGCGGACGTCCGCCCACGCGCGCGGAGCTCGACGCGGCCACCGGCGGCCGCCCCCTCTACCTCTCCCGCATCGACGTCCACTCGGCGGTCGTGACGACCGCCCTGCTCGACATGACGTCTCTCGGGCACGTGGACGGCCCGCTCACCGCCGACGCCCACCACGCCGTGCGCGCCACCGCACTCGGTGCCATCACCCCGGCCCAGCGCGTCGAGGCCCAGCGCACCGCCCTCGCCCACGCCGCCTCCCTCGGCATCGGATCGGTGCACGAGTGCGCCGGACCGGACATCTCCTCCGAGGACGACTTCACCGGGCTGCTGCGGCTCGCCGCCGAGCAGGCCGGACCCCGGGTCGTCGGCTACTGGGCCGAGCGGGACGTCGAGAAGGTGCGCGAGCTGGGCGCGCTCGGAGCCGCGGGGGACCTCTTCGTCGACGGCGCCCTCGGCTCCCACACCGCCTGTCTGCACCGTCCCTACACCGACGCCGAGCACACTGGCACCGCCTACCTGGACGCGTCCGCCGTCGCCGCCCACGTCACCGAATGCACCGAGGCGGGCCTCCAGGCGGGCTTCCACGCGATCGGCGACGCCGCCGTGACCGCCGTCGTCGAGGGCGTGCGCGCCGCCGCCGAGAAGGTCGGCCTGGCCCGCGTCCGCGCCGCCCGGCATCGCGTCGAGCACGCCGAGATGCTCACGCCCGAGACGATCGCCGCCTTCGCCGAGCTGGGCCTCACCGCTTCCGTGCAGCCCGCCTTCGACGCGCTGTGGGGCGGCGAGGAGGGCATGTACGCGCAGCGCCTGGGCGCCGAGCGGGCCCGCACCCTGAACCCCTTCGCGGCCCTGCTGCGGGCCGGCGTACCGCTCGCCTTCGGCTCCGACAGCCCGGTCACCCCGCTCGACCCGTGGGGCACCGTCCGGGCCGCCGCCTTCCACCGCACACCCGAGCACCGGGTCTCGGTCCGCGCCGCGTTCACGGCCCACACGCGGGGCGGCTGGCGGGCGGTCGGCCGGGACGACGCGGGCGTCCTGGTGCCGGGCGCACCGGCCGACTACGCGGTCTGGCGCACCGACGAGCTGATCGTCCAGGCCCCGGACGACCGCGTCGCCCGCTGGTCCACCGACCCCCGCTCCGGCACCCCCGGCCTGCCCGACCTCTCCCCGGGCGCCGACCTGCCGGTCTGTCTGCGCACGGTGGTGGGCGGACGGACGGTGTTCGTGCGGCCGAGCGAGTGA
- a CDS encoding MFS transporter yields MGTETLVAEAADRRREQRGWYFYDWACSVYSTSVLTVFLGPYLTSVAEDAADADGYVHPLGVPVRAGSFFAYSVSLSVIVAVLVMPLVGAAADRTGRKKPLLAAAAYTGAAATTAMFFLGGDRYLLGGLLLIVANAASAVGTMLYNSYLPQIAPPEERDAVSSRGWAFGYAAGSLVLVVNLVLYTAHDSFGLSEGMAVRICLASAGLWWGAFTLVPLRRLRDRRAQAKEATAPGFRQLAATVRDMRRHPLTLAFLLAYLVYNDGIQTVISQASIYGSEELDLGQSTLIGAVLLVQVLAVAGALGMGRLARVHGAKRTILGSLVAWTVTLAAGYFLPAGAPVWFFVLAAGIGLVLGGSQALSRSLFSHLVPPGKEAEYFSAYEMSDRGMSWLGPLLFGITYQLTGSYRDAIISLVAFFALGFVLLARVPVRQAIRDAGNAVPEKI; encoded by the coding sequence ATGGGCACGGAGACCCTGGTGGCGGAGGCCGCCGACCGGCGGCGCGAGCAGCGCGGCTGGTACTTCTACGACTGGGCGTGCTCCGTCTACTCGACGAGCGTGCTCACCGTGTTCCTCGGCCCCTATCTGACGTCGGTCGCCGAGGACGCCGCCGACGCGGACGGCTATGTCCACCCCCTGGGTGTCCCGGTCCGCGCGGGGTCGTTCTTCGCGTACTCGGTGTCCCTGTCGGTGATCGTGGCGGTGCTGGTGATGCCGCTGGTCGGCGCGGCGGCCGACCGCACGGGCCGCAAGAAGCCGCTGCTGGCGGCCGCCGCCTACACGGGAGCCGCGGCGACCACGGCCATGTTCTTCCTCGGCGGCGACCGCTATCTCCTCGGCGGTCTGCTGCTGATCGTCGCGAACGCGGCGTCGGCGGTCGGGACGATGCTCTACAACTCCTATCTCCCGCAGATCGCCCCGCCCGAGGAGCGCGACGCGGTCTCCTCCCGCGGCTGGGCCTTCGGCTACGCGGCGGGCTCCCTCGTCCTGGTCGTGAACCTGGTCCTCTACACCGCCCACGACTCCTTCGGCCTGTCCGAGGGCATGGCCGTGCGGATCTGCCTGGCGTCGGCGGGTCTGTGGTGGGGCGCCTTCACACTCGTACCGCTACGCCGGCTGCGCGACCGCCGGGCGCAGGCGAAGGAGGCGACCGCCCCGGGCTTCCGGCAGCTGGCGGCCACCGTCCGCGACATGCGCCGCCACCCGCTGACGCTCGCCTTCCTGCTGGCGTACCTCGTCTACAACGACGGCATCCAGACCGTGATCTCCCAGGCGTCGATCTACGGCTCCGAGGAACTGGACCTCGGCCAGTCGACGCTCATCGGGGCGGTGCTGCTGGTCCAGGTGCTCGCGGTCGCGGGCGCTCTGGGGATGGGCCGGCTGGCCCGGGTCCACGGGGCCAAGCGGACGATCCTCGGCTCGCTCGTGGCGTGGACGGTGACCCTGGCGGCCGGGTACTTCCTGCCCGCCGGAGCGCCGGTGTGGTTCTTCGTGCTGGCCGCCGGGATCGGCCTCGTCCTCGGCGGCAGCCAGGCCCTGTCCCGCTCCCTGTTCTCCCATCTCGTACCGCCCGGCAAGGAGGCCGAATACTTCTCGGCGTACGAGATGAGCGACCGGGGCATGAGCTGGCTGGGCCCCCTGCTGTTCGGGATCACCTACCAGCTGACCGGAAGTTACCGGGACGCGATCATCTCCCTGGTCGCCTTCTTCGCGCTCGGGTTCGTCCTGCTCGCGCGGGTACCGGTGCGGCAGGCGATCCGCGACGCGGGCAACGCCGTTCCGGAGAAGATTTAG
- a CDS encoding PLP-dependent aminotransferase family protein → MAQWTSAVGPAQLARLLNSQQDRPAGPGTRRPPAYRALADGIRLLVLEGRVPVAARLPAERELALALSVSRTTVAAAYEALRTEGFLESRRGAGSWTAVPAGNPLPARGLEPLPPEALGSMIDLGCAALPAPEPWLTRAVQGALEELPPYAHTHGDYPAGLPALRSMIAERYTARGIPTMPEQIMVTTGAMGAIDAICHLFGGRGERIAVESPSYANILQLMREAGARLVPVAMADGLAGWDIDRWRQVLRDAAPRIAYIVADFHNPTGALADDDQRRQLVDAARSAGTVLVADETMTELWLDEDVEMPRPVCGFDPAGSTVITVGSASKAFWAGMRIGWVRAAPDVIRSLVAARAYADLGTPVLEQLAVNWLFSTGGWEQAVDIRRVQGRENRDALVAAVRRELPSWEFDVPRGGLTLWVKAGGLSGSRLAEAGERVGVRVPSGPRFGVDGAFEGYVRLPFTVGGAVADEAAARLAAAARIVESGGTGGGEAPRTFVA, encoded by the coding sequence ATGGCGCAGTGGACCTCGGCGGTGGGACCGGCGCAGCTCGCCCGGCTGCTCAACTCCCAGCAGGACCGCCCGGCCGGCCCCGGCACCCGCCGCCCGCCCGCCTACCGCGCACTCGCCGACGGCATCCGGCTCCTCGTCCTCGAAGGCCGCGTCCCGGTGGCCGCCCGCCTGCCCGCCGAACGCGAACTGGCCCTGGCCCTGTCCGTCAGCCGTACGACGGTGGCGGCGGCCTACGAGGCACTGCGCACCGAGGGATTCCTGGAGTCCCGGCGCGGGGCGGGGAGCTGGACGGCCGTACCCGCCGGGAACCCGCTTCCCGCACGAGGTCTTGAACCCCTGCCGCCCGAGGCACTCGGCTCGATGATCGACCTCGGCTGCGCGGCGCTGCCCGCGCCCGAGCCGTGGCTGACCCGCGCGGTGCAGGGCGCCCTGGAGGAACTGCCGCCGTACGCCCACACGCACGGCGACTATCCCGCCGGGCTGCCCGCGCTGCGCTCGATGATCGCCGAGCGGTACACCGCGCGGGGCATCCCGACCATGCCCGAGCAGATCATGGTGACGACCGGCGCGATGGGCGCCATCGACGCCATCTGCCATCTCTTCGGGGGCCGGGGCGAGCGCATCGCCGTCGAGTCGCCGTCGTACGCCAACATCCTCCAGCTGATGCGGGAGGCGGGGGCGCGGCTGGTGCCGGTCGCGATGGCCGACGGGCTGGCCGGCTGGGACATCGACCGTTGGCGGCAGGTGCTGCGGGACGCGGCGCCCCGGATCGCCTACATCGTCGCCGACTTCCACAACCCGACCGGCGCGCTCGCCGACGACGACCAGCGGCGGCAACTGGTGGACGCGGCGCGCTCCGCGGGGACCGTGCTGGTCGCCGACGAGACCATGACGGAGCTGTGGCTGGACGAGGACGTCGAGATGCCGCGGCCCGTGTGCGGCTTCGACCCCGCCGGGTCCACCGTGATCACCGTCGGCTCCGCCAGCAAGGCGTTCTGGGCCGGGATGCGGATCGGGTGGGTGCGGGCGGCGCCGGACGTGATCCGCAGCCTCGTCGCCGCGCGGGCCTACGCCGACCTGGGCACGCCGGTGCTGGAGCAGCTGGCCGTGAACTGGCTGTTCAGCACGGGGGGCTGGGAGCAGGCCGTGGACATCCGGCGAGTGCAGGGGCGGGAGAACCGGGACGCCTTGGTGGCGGCGGTGCGCCGGGAGCTGCCGTCGTGGGAGTTCGACGTGCCGCGCGGTGGGCTGACGCTGTGGGTGAAGGCGGGCGGCCTGTCCGGGTCACGGCTGGCCGAGGCGGGGGAGCGGGTGGGCGTACGCGTACCGTCCGGGCCGCGCTTCGGGGTCGACGGGGCCTTCGAGGGATATGTGCGGCTGCCGTTCACCGTGGGGGGCGCGGTGGCGGACGAGGCGGCGGCGAGGCTGGCGGCAGCGGCGCGGATCGTGGAGAGCGGCGGGACAGGGGGCGGAGAGGCGCCGCGCACTTTCGTGGCGTAA
- the fxsA gene encoding FxsA family membrane protein codes for MTTGAPTPTYPVRPRRSRLRTFLPLGIAAWLVLEIWLLTVVAGAASGFTVFLLLLAGFVLGAVVIKRAGRRAFQNLNQALQRGTAPSSGGGNGLMMLGGLLLMIPGLISDVVGLVLLIPPVQKALSRYTERTVERRLREAAPGTLGDAFQQARMHRPDGKVVQGEVIRDEPGRAPEEPRPPLTG; via the coding sequence ATGACGACTGGCGCTCCGACCCCCACGTACCCCGTCCGGCCCCGGCGCTCCCGGTTGCGCACCTTCCTGCCGCTGGGGATCGCGGCGTGGCTGGTGCTGGAGATCTGGCTGCTGACCGTGGTCGCCGGCGCCGCGAGCGGGTTCACGGTGTTCCTGCTGCTGCTCGCCGGGTTCGTGCTCGGTGCGGTGGTCATCAAGCGGGCGGGCCGCCGGGCCTTCCAGAACCTCAACCAGGCGCTCCAGCGCGGCACGGCCCCGTCCAGCGGCGGTGGCAACGGCCTGATGATGCTGGGCGGCCTGCTCCTGATGATCCCGGGCCTGATCTCGGACGTGGTCGGCCTGGTGCTGCTGATCCCGCCGGTCCAGAAGGCCCTCAGCCGCTACACGGAGCGGACGGTCGAGCGCCGGCTGCGCGAGGCCGCCCCGGGCACCCTGGGCGACGCCTTCCAGCAGGCCCGGATGCACCGCCCCGACGGCAAGGTGGTCCAGGGCGAGGTGATCCGGGACGAGCCGGGCCGGGCTCCCGAGGAGCCGCGCCCGCCGCTGACGGGCTGA
- a CDS encoding polyprenol monophosphomannose synthase yields the protein MNDGDGTLAGRQFGPLGTALVIIPTYNEAENIKKIVGRVRKAVPDAHVLVADDNSPDGTGKLADELAATDDHVQVLHRKGKEGLGAAYLAGFRWGLDNGYGVLVEMDADGSHQPEELPRLLTALKGADLVLGSRWVPGGRVVNWPKSREFISRGGSLYSRVLLDVPIRDVTGGYRAFRRETLEGLGLDEVASQGYCFQVDLARRAVKAGYHVVEVPITFVERELGDSKMSRDILVEALWRVTTWGVGERVGKVLGRAPKPDKRA from the coding sequence GTGAACGACGGCGACGGGACCCTCGCGGGGAGGCAGTTCGGCCCGCTCGGCACGGCCTTGGTGATCATCCCGACCTACAACGAGGCCGAGAACATCAAGAAGATCGTGGGCCGGGTCCGCAAGGCGGTCCCCGACGCGCACGTCCTCGTCGCCGACGACAACAGCCCCGACGGCACCGGCAAGCTCGCCGACGAGCTCGCCGCCACCGACGACCACGTCCAGGTCCTGCACCGCAAGGGCAAGGAAGGCCTCGGCGCCGCCTACCTCGCGGGCTTCCGCTGGGGTCTGGACAACGGCTACGGCGTCCTGGTCGAGATGGACGCCGACGGCTCCCACCAGCCCGAGGAACTGCCCCGGCTGCTGACCGCCCTCAAGGGCGCCGACCTCGTCCTCGGCTCCCGCTGGGTGCCCGGCGGCCGGGTCGTGAACTGGCCCAAGTCCCGCGAGTTCATCTCCCGCGGCGGCAGCCTCTACTCGCGCGTCCTGCTCGACGTCCCCATCCGCGATGTCACCGGCGGCTACCGCGCCTTCCGCCGCGAGACCCTGGAGGGCCTCGGCCTCGACGAGGTCGCCTCCCAGGGCTATTGCTTCCAGGTCGACCTGGCCCGCCGTGCGGTCAAGGCCGGCTACCACGTCGTCGAGGTGCCCATCACGTTCGTCGAGCGCGAACTCGGCGACTCCAAGATGAGCCGCGACATCCTGGTCGAGGCTCTGTGGCGGGTCACCACCTGGGGCGTGGGGGAGCGGGTCGGCAAGGTGCTGGGCCGCGCCCCGAAGCCTGACAAGAGGGCCTGA
- a CDS encoding glycerophosphodiester phosphodiesterase — MSTRIRHPYLDHPGPIPFAHRGGAADGLENTLLQFRRAVETGYRYLETDVHATADGKLVAFHDTTLDRVTDGAGRIADLPWADVSHARVAGKEPVPLFEELLATFPDARWNVDLKAESALHPFLDLVERTDTWDRVCVGSFSEARVLRAQRLAGPRLATSYGTRGVLNLRLRSWGVPAALRRSAVAAQVPEVQSGIQVVDHRFVRAAHARGLHVHVWTINDPDRMHRLLDLGVDGIMTDHIDTLRKVMEDRGVWV, encoded by the coding sequence GTGAGCACCCGGATACGTCACCCGTACCTCGACCACCCCGGCCCGATCCCCTTCGCCCACCGGGGCGGCGCGGCGGACGGCCTGGAGAACACCCTGCTGCAGTTCCGGCGGGCGGTGGAGACGGGCTACCGCTATCTGGAGACCGACGTCCACGCCACGGCGGACGGGAAGCTCGTCGCCTTCCACGACACGACCCTGGACCGGGTGACGGACGGGGCGGGCCGGATCGCGGACCTGCCCTGGGCTGACGTGAGCCACGCGCGCGTGGCGGGCAAGGAGCCGGTGCCCCTGTTCGAGGAACTCCTGGCGACGTTCCCGGACGCCCGCTGGAACGTCGATCTCAAGGCCGAGTCGGCGCTGCACCCGTTCCTGGACCTGGTCGAGCGCACCGACACCTGGGACCGCGTCTGCGTCGGCTCGTTCTCCGAGGCGCGGGTCCTGCGCGCCCAGCGGCTGGCGGGCCCGCGCCTGGCCACGTCGTACGGCACCCGAGGCGTCCTCAATCTGCGGCTGCGCTCCTGGGGCGTGCCCGCCGCGCTGCGCCGGTCCGCGGTCGCCGCCCAGGTGCCGGAGGTCCAGTCGGGCATCCAGGTCGTCGACCACCGCTTCGTCCGCGCCGCCCACGCGCGCGGGCTGCACGTGCACGTGTGGACCATCAACGATCCCGACCGCATGCACCGTCTTCTGGACCTGGGAGTCGATGGCATCATGACCGATCACATCGACACGTTGCGCAAGGTCATGGAGGACCGCGGCGTCTGGGTCTGA
- a CDS encoding Lrp/AsnC family transcriptional regulator has protein sequence MEELDRQIVQLLVKDGRMSYTDLGKATGLSTSAVHQRVRRLEQRGVIRGYAAVVDPEAVGLPMTAFISVKPFDPSAPDDIAERLAGVPEIEACHSVAGDENYILKVRVATPHELEELLARLRSLAGVSTRTTVVLSTPYEARPPRI, from the coding sequence ATGGAGGAGCTGGACCGTCAGATCGTGCAGCTGCTCGTCAAGGACGGGCGGATGAGCTACACAGACCTGGGCAAGGCCACGGGCCTGTCCACGTCGGCCGTGCACCAGCGGGTGCGCCGGCTGGAACAGCGTGGCGTCATCCGTGGATACGCCGCGGTCGTCGACCCGGAGGCCGTCGGGCTGCCCATGACGGCCTTCATCTCGGTGAAGCCGTTCGACCCCAGCGCCCCCGACGACATCGCGGAGCGCCTCGCCGGCGTGCCCGAGATCGAGGCCTGCCACAGCGTCGCGGGCGACGAGAACTACATCCTCAAGGTGCGCGTGGCCACCCCGCACGAACTGGAGGAGCTGCTGGCGCGACTGCGGTCGCTGGCAGGCGTCTCGACCCGGACCACGGTGGTGCTGTCGACCCCCTACGAGGCCCGGCCGCCCCGCATCTGA
- a CDS encoding phosphotransferase family protein, translating to MATAPRPRTTTRDPEDLARRLTAWLDTRLPGAKAVGVTVPASNGMSSETLLFDIEHPEPPLRACALRLAADPAAYTVFPVYDMVRQYRTMRVVGERSDLPVPKVLWLEEDPGPLGAPFFVMERVEGRVPPDVMPYTYEGNWLHAASDEERERLEAASIGLLARLHDQVPSAEAQFLALPGEGDALHRHVTAQRAYYDWVVDGTARSPLIEAAFDRLAETWPREPGPPVLNWGDARIGNVVYDGFAPAAVLDWEMAALAPREVDLGWTVYLHRFFQDLTEAFGQRGLPDFLRRDRIEARYAELTGHTPRDMDFYILYAALRQAIVMLRVAYRQVHFGEVAVPADPDTLILHHGSLRAMVQGSYWG from the coding sequence ATGGCCACGGCACCTCGGCCCCGTACGACCACCCGTGACCCGGAGGACCTCGCCCGGCGCCTCACCGCCTGGCTCGACACCCGACTCCCCGGCGCGAAAGCCGTCGGCGTGACCGTCCCCGCCTCCAACGGCATGTCCAGCGAGACGCTCCTCTTCGACATCGAGCACCCCGAACCACCCCTGCGGGCCTGTGCGTTGAGGCTCGCGGCGGACCCGGCGGCGTACACCGTCTTCCCGGTCTACGACATGGTCCGCCAGTACCGGACGATGCGTGTGGTGGGCGAGCGCTCCGACCTGCCCGTGCCGAAGGTGCTGTGGCTGGAGGAGGACCCCGGACCGCTCGGCGCGCCCTTCTTCGTCATGGAGCGCGTGGAGGGCCGCGTCCCGCCGGACGTCATGCCGTACACCTACGAGGGCAACTGGCTGCACGCGGCGAGCGACGAGGAGCGGGAGCGTCTGGAGGCGGCCTCCATAGGGCTGTTGGCCCGACTGCACGACCAAGTGCCGTCGGCGGAAGCCCAGTTCCTGGCACTCCCCGGGGAGGGCGACGCGTTGCACCGCCACGTCACCGCCCAACGCGCCTACTACGACTGGGTCGTCGACGGCACAGCCCGCTCACCGCTCATCGAGGCGGCCTTCGACCGGCTGGCGGAGACATGGCCGCGCGAACCCGGTCCGCCCGTCCTCAACTGGGGCGACGCGCGCATCGGGAACGTCGTCTACGACGGCTTCGCCCCCGCCGCCGTCCTCGACTGGGAGATGGCGGCGCTCGCTCCACGCGAGGTCGACCTCGGCTGGACCGTGTATCTGCACCGCTTCTTCCAGGACCTGACCGAGGCCTTCGGCCAGCGCGGACTGCCGGACTTCCTGCGCCGCGACCGCATCGAGGCGCGCTACGCCGAACTCACCGGTCACACGCCGCGCGACATGGACTTCTACATCCTCTATGCCGCCCTGCGGCAGGCGATCGTCATGCTGCGCGTCGCCTACCGGCAGGTGCACTTCGGTGAAGTCGCCGTCCCGGCCGACCCGGACACACTGATCCTGCACCACGGCAGCCTGCGAGCCATGGTGCAGGGCAGCTACTGGGGTTGA
- a CDS encoding YczE/YyaS/YitT family protein, translated as MSTQRRLGRRLIQLYVGLVLYGASSALLVEAGLGLEPWNVLHQGLAELTGLTIGVVSIIVGAAVLLLWIPLRQRPGLGTVSNVFVIGIAMDGTLAAVPEVHALAARIPLLVGGIVLNGAATGLYIAARFGPGPRDGLMTGLHRRTGRSIRLMRTAVEIAVVATGFLLGGTIGVGTVLYAVSIGPLAQVFLRLFDVPSASDRSTVVAGGQPRRAILRR; from the coding sequence TTGTCCACCCAGCGCCGACTCGGGCGTCGGCTGATCCAGCTGTACGTAGGTCTCGTCCTCTACGGGGCGAGCTCGGCGCTGCTCGTCGAGGCGGGCCTGGGGCTGGAGCCCTGGAACGTGCTGCACCAGGGCCTCGCCGAGCTGACCGGCCTGACGATCGGTGTCGTCTCGATCATCGTGGGCGCGGCGGTGCTGCTCCTGTGGATCCCGCTGCGCCAGCGGCCCGGCCTCGGCACCGTCTCCAATGTCTTCGTGATCGGCATCGCGATGGACGGCACGCTCGCGGCGGTGCCGGAGGTGCACGCCCTGGCCGCGCGGATCCCCCTGCTCGTCGGCGGCATCGTCCTCAACGGCGCGGCCACCGGCCTCTACATCGCCGCCCGCTTCGGCCCCGGCCCCCGGGACGGCCTGATGACCGGTCTGCACCGGCGCACGGGGCGCTCGATCCGGCTGATGCGGACGGCCGTCGAGATCGCGGTCGTCGCGACCGGCTTCCTGCTCGGCGGCACGATCGGCGTCGGGACCGTGCTGTACGCCGTCTCGATCGGCCCGCTGGCTCAGGTGTTCCTGCGGTTGTTCGATGTCCCCTCGGCATCGGACCGCAGCACGGTCGTTGCCGGCGGGCAACCCCGTAGGGCGATACTGCGTCGGTGA
- a CDS encoding ABC transporter ATP-binding protein, with product MARRPLPRILSTGSAQIARSRELARTAADSATDVLHPLITITRGLRRLASAGRRKWADTPKDKRGPLLFLVASVVLVVALVPYGPLLAVIILMAAAAWQGRDRTPPAPEGPDESQTQRLKSLYEALVPYFATAEDPAPLYAHGGEWEKAFPEYEFDETSRITQLVIRYPAYFTDGEADARARIEQLLHAKSGRGREYRFAWDEEGNQLSVTVLPPLPTDIAAQRFVTAPGETVLGFTDPTEVQRTLPLTHGEEQRDVPPVVWRTGVRSTEPHLLVVGQPGSGTSTLLRSIALQALPYGDVVIVEGGGTGEYACLTGRDGVLAVECGLTGALASLEWAATETERRLIAMNRARQAGHPPPEDTRRPLWILLDRPSAFTHLATADGHRDPQSLLQVPLRHGRAAGVTVVVADQFDSADALSDAVRQHTRARVVLGPATPAQVEAVLGAPPHTTPVADVPPGRGYARLGAGPVHRLQVPSTPDPYDDETSEADRQAVLALLPPRTTPVDAQTVPTETEAVVAEAP from the coding sequence GTGGCCCGGCGCCCCCTCCCCCGCATCCTGAGCACAGGCAGCGCGCAGATCGCCCGGAGCCGGGAGCTGGCCCGGACGGCGGCCGACAGCGCCACCGACGTCCTCCACCCGTTGATCACGATCACCCGCGGACTGCGCCGGCTGGCCTCGGCCGGGCGGCGCAAGTGGGCCGACACCCCCAAGGACAAGCGCGGGCCGCTGCTTTTCCTGGTGGCGTCGGTGGTCCTGGTCGTGGCCCTGGTGCCGTACGGTCCGCTGCTCGCCGTCATCATCCTGATGGCGGCGGCAGCATGGCAGGGCCGGGACCGCACCCCGCCCGCGCCGGAAGGCCCGGACGAGTCGCAGACCCAGCGGCTGAAGTCCCTCTACGAGGCCCTGGTGCCGTACTTCGCGACGGCCGAGGACCCGGCCCCGCTCTACGCCCACGGCGGCGAATGGGAGAAGGCCTTCCCGGAGTACGAGTTCGACGAGACGAGCCGCATCACCCAGCTCGTGATCCGCTACCCCGCCTACTTCACCGACGGCGAGGCCGACGCACGCGCGCGGATCGAGCAGTTGCTGCACGCCAAGTCGGGCCGCGGCCGCGAGTACCGCTTCGCGTGGGACGAGGAGGGCAACCAGCTCTCCGTCACCGTCCTGCCGCCGCTGCCCACCGACATCGCCGCCCAGCGATTCGTCACGGCTCCCGGCGAGACGGTCCTCGGCTTCACCGACCCCACCGAGGTCCAGCGCACCCTGCCCCTCACCCACGGCGAGGAGCAGCGCGACGTACCCCCCGTCGTCTGGCGCACCGGCGTCCGCTCCACGGAGCCCCATCTGCTGGTCGTGGGCCAGCCGGGCAGCGGCACCTCGACCCTGCTGCGCTCCATCGCCCTCCAGGCGCTGCCCTACGGTGACGTCGTCATCGTCGAGGGCGGCGGCACCGGCGAGTACGCGTGCCTGACCGGCCGGGACGGCGTCCTGGCGGTCGAGTGCGGACTCACCGGCGCGCTGGCCAGCCTCGAGTGGGCCGCCACCGAGACCGAGCGGCGCCTGATCGCCATGAACCGGGCCCGCCAGGCGGGCCACCCGCCGCCGGAGGACACCCGGCGTCCGCTGTGGATCCTCCTGGACCGCCCCAGCGCGTTCACGCACCTGGCCACGGCCGACGGCCACCGGGACCCGCAGTCCCTCCTCCAGGTCCCCCTGCGGCACGGCCGGGCGGCGGGCGTCACGGTGGTCGTGGCCGACCAGTTCGACAGCGCGGACGCGCTGAGCGACGCGGTACGACAGCACACCCGCGCGCGTGTCGTCCTCGGCCCGGCGACGCCCGCGCAGGTGGAGGCGGTGCTGGGCGCTCCCCCGCACACCACGCCGGTCGCCGACGTCCCGCCGGGCCGGGGTTATGCCCGTCTCGGTGCGGGGCCGGTGCATCGCCTCCAGGTGCCGTCGACGCCGGACCCGTACGACGACGAGACCAGCGAGGCGGACCGGCAGGCCGTGCTTGCGCTGTTGCCGCCGCGAACCACTCCCGTGGACGCGCAGACTGTCCCGACGGAAACGGAAGCAGTCGTTGCCGAAGCGCCATAA